In the Kribbella sp. NBC_00482 genome, one interval contains:
- a CDS encoding MMPL family transporter → MFTLPAGRRGKWGVVAVWVLLLVAVFPLAAGLGDVQSDDATDQLPGGAESTLVHQTEDRVPGSEDDELIVVYHRDGGLADGDKQAVARQHAALAREFEVDIPPVPSEDGTALMYAVGQPASADDAGVARFVERVRAVTADRPSGLRAEVTGPAAIDADVDAVFEGIDTTLMLVTVIVVAFLLIITYRSPFLWLVPLLTVGAASYLSMALVRVVAGALDLTVSTQSSSIMIVMVFGAGTDYALLIVARYREQLRHHRDVHAAMRAALRSVGPAILASGSTVALGLGCLFVADMNDISGIGVIGALGILATLVTMLTLFPAVLTALGRKVFWPRVPALASTAPAGRDWWRWVFARPLRSAGVSALALGLLGLGVLGLSTDLRQADSFTNTPESVTGFATLDRAYPGEGGRPFTVATPTDQVAQVLAVARATDKVVSAETEREGNGWSLVDVVPAAQPDSDAEAAVIKRLRADLPPAALVGGEGAERVDVQEASAADTKLVIPLVLTVVLLVLFLLLRSLVASVLVVAAVVLSWLAALGLGSLVFEHVLGFGGVEPTLPVLVFVFLVAFGVDYAIFLVARIAEGRKDLGTTVATRRAVRATAPVLASAGLVLAATFAVLASLPFVPMVELGVVVAVGVLLQTLLVAPALLAPMMVGLRRWIWWPSRPAVNPPPAAVPDESVLVGEERS, encoded by the coding sequence ATGTTCACGTTGCCGGCTGGGCGGCGGGGCAAGTGGGGTGTGGTCGCGGTCTGGGTGCTGTTGCTGGTGGCGGTGTTTCCGTTGGCGGCGGGGCTGGGCGACGTGCAGAGCGACGACGCCACCGATCAACTGCCGGGCGGTGCGGAATCGACGCTCGTGCATCAGACCGAGGATCGCGTCCCGGGCTCCGAGGACGACGAACTGATCGTCGTCTATCACCGGGACGGCGGTCTCGCCGACGGGGACAAGCAGGCGGTGGCGCGGCAGCACGCCGCCCTCGCCCGGGAGTTCGAGGTCGACATTCCGCCCGTCCCCTCCGAGGACGGCACGGCTCTCATGTACGCCGTCGGCCAGCCGGCGAGCGCGGACGACGCGGGTGTCGCCAGGTTCGTCGAGCGGGTCCGGGCGGTCACCGCCGACCGGCCGAGTGGTCTGCGGGCCGAGGTGACCGGCCCGGCCGCGATCGACGCGGACGTCGACGCGGTGTTCGAGGGGATCGACACGACCCTGATGCTCGTCACCGTCATCGTCGTCGCGTTCTTGCTGATCATCACCTATCGCAGCCCGTTCCTCTGGCTGGTACCGCTGCTGACCGTCGGGGCTGCCTCGTACCTGTCGATGGCGCTGGTCCGGGTCGTCGCCGGTGCGCTGGACCTGACGGTGAGTACGCAGAGTTCCTCGATCATGATCGTGATGGTGTTCGGCGCCGGGACCGACTACGCGCTGCTGATCGTCGCGCGGTACCGCGAGCAACTGCGCCACCATCGCGACGTCCATGCCGCCATGCGCGCCGCGCTGAGGAGTGTGGGGCCGGCGATCCTCGCGTCGGGATCGACCGTCGCCCTCGGCCTGGGCTGTCTGTTCGTGGCCGACATGAACGACATCTCCGGGATCGGGGTGATCGGTGCGCTGGGCATCCTGGCGACTCTGGTCACCATGCTGACGCTGTTCCCCGCAGTACTGACGGCGCTGGGCCGCAAGGTCTTCTGGCCGCGTGTCCCTGCCCTGGCCAGTACGGCGCCCGCCGGCCGCGACTGGTGGCGGTGGGTCTTCGCCCGGCCGTTGCGGTCGGCCGGAGTTTCGGCGCTGGCGCTCGGCTTGCTGGGACTCGGGGTGCTCGGGCTCTCGACGGACCTGCGGCAGGCCGACTCGTTCACCAACACTCCGGAGTCGGTGACGGGGTTCGCGACGCTTGATCGGGCCTACCCGGGCGAGGGTGGCCGGCCCTTCACCGTTGCGACTCCTACAGATCAGGTGGCACAGGTGCTCGCTGTGGCGCGTGCGACGGACAAGGTGGTGTCAGCGGAAACCGAGCGGGAGGGCAACGGCTGGTCGCTGGTCGACGTCGTACCGGCGGCTCAGCCGGACAGCGATGCTGAAGCGGCCGTGATCAAGCGACTGCGGGCCGATCTGCCGCCCGCGGCGCTGGTCGGTGGCGAAGGGGCGGAGCGGGTCGACGTCCAGGAGGCGAGCGCCGCCGACACCAAACTGGTGATTCCGCTCGTACTCACCGTGGTGTTGCTGGTTCTGTTCCTGCTGCTCCGATCCTTGGTCGCCTCGGTGCTCGTCGTGGCCGCTGTTGTGCTCTCGTGGCTCGCGGCACTTGGACTTGGCTCTCTGGTGTTCGAGCACGTGCTCGGGTTCGGCGGCGTGGAGCCGACGCTGCCGGTGCTGGTGTTCGTGTTCCTGGTGGCGTTCGGCGTCGACTACGCGATCTTCCTGGTCGCTCGGATCGCCGAGGGCCGCAAGGACCTCGGTACGACGGTCGCCACCCGGCGGGCGGTGCGTGCCACCGCGCCGGTGCTCGCGTCGGCCGGATTGGTGCTGGCGGCAACATTCGCGGTGCTGGCGTCGTTGCCGTTCGTGCCGATGGTGGAGCTGGGTGTGGTGGTCGCCGTCGGGGTTCTGCTGCAGACTCTGCTGGTAGCGCCTGCGTTGCTGGCGCCGATGATGGTGGGCCTGCGCCGATGGATCTGGTGGCCGAGCCGACCAGCGGTCAACCCACCACCGGCAGCAGTCCCGGACGAGTCGGTGCTGGTCGGCGAGGAACGGAGCTGA
- a CDS encoding sensor histidine kinase: MGARRWGIGRVDLLLTAALLVLPLAAVLALPRHWLDDRQLDALGITLLVLATMPVLVRRLYPIQGLLFCLAVQMVYHALNYTHDVMLPVAVVLIYTASLTTSRASTLAMVGISVAGVLVSASVPQDESIGAEVISPLGWFAVAAVGGQAMRLHRALLTETSERRVAEERLRIARDLHDVLAHHIVVINSHAGVAAHLLDERTDDLTLAPISQSLHTVADASSGALAELRTTLDVLRGNEVDVDRHPTPDLAGLARLVAVTTAVGVQVELRISGTRRPLPAAVEITLYRIAQEALTNVVKHAHARQALVQLEYDVEEVRLEITDDGRGRSDSSGTTGYGIAGMNERAQSVGGQLVTGDGRYGGFRVAATVPTPGAR, encoded by the coding sequence GTGGGAGCGAGGCGGTGGGGGATCGGCAGGGTCGACCTGCTGCTGACCGCGGCGCTGCTGGTCCTACCGTTGGCCGCCGTCCTCGCCCTGCCGCGGCACTGGCTCGACGACAGGCAGCTCGACGCTCTCGGGATCACCCTGCTCGTCCTGGCGACCATGCCGGTTCTCGTCAGACGCCTCTACCCGATCCAGGGGCTGCTCTTCTGTCTAGCCGTCCAGATGGTCTACCACGCCTTGAACTACACGCACGACGTCATGCTCCCGGTAGCGGTAGTCCTCATCTACACGGCCTCCCTGACCACCTCCCGCGCCTCAACGCTGGCGATGGTCGGAATCAGCGTCGCCGGAGTCCTGGTGAGCGCGAGCGTCCCTCAAGACGAATCGATCGGCGCGGAGGTGATCAGCCCCCTTGGCTGGTTCGCGGTCGCCGCGGTCGGTGGCCAGGCAATGCGCCTGCACCGCGCCTTGCTCACGGAGACGAGCGAGCGCCGGGTCGCCGAGGAGCGGCTGCGGATCGCGCGCGACCTGCACGACGTCCTGGCCCACCACATCGTCGTGATCAACTCGCATGCCGGTGTGGCCGCTCATCTGCTCGACGAGCGCACCGACGATCTGACCCTCGCGCCGATCTCGCAGTCGCTGCACACGGTGGCGGACGCGAGCAGCGGAGCACTGGCCGAGCTGAGAACCACCCTCGACGTCCTCCGCGGCAACGAGGTCGACGTGGATCGGCACCCGACGCCGGACCTCGCCGGCCTGGCCCGGCTCGTAGCGGTCACCACAGCAGTCGGAGTACAGGTCGAGCTGCGAATAAGTGGCACTCGCCGACCGCTGCCGGCAGCCGTCGAGATCACCCTCTACCGGATCGCGCAGGAGGCCCTGACCAACGTGGTGAAGCATGCGCACGCTCGACAGGCACTGGTGCAGCTCGAGTACGACGTCGAGGAGGTTCGGCTCGAGATCACCGATGACGGCCGGGGCAGGTCCGACAGCAGCGGCACAACCGGCTATGGCATCGCGGGGATGAACGAGCGGGCACAATCCGTCGGTGGTCAGCTGGTCACTGGCGACGGCCGGTACGGCGGATTCCGGGTCGCGGCGACCGTACCTACTCCGGGAGCGCGATGA
- a CDS encoding response regulator transcription factor yields MIRVVLADDQELVRSAFAMLVRSAPDMDVVGEAADGDEAVELVRSTRADVVVMDIRMPGTDGITATATIAADEDLSGVRVLILTTFESDHNVVTALRAGASGFLVKDTKPAHLLAAIRTVAAGEALLSPGATQALIERVLRQPDPAGPAPGALAALTRREREVLTLIGRGLSNGELAEQLVISPLTAKTYVSRLLTKLDARDRAQLVIAAYESGLVRTSSQADPP; encoded by the coding sequence ATGATCAGGGTGGTGCTGGCCGACGACCAGGAGCTGGTCCGGAGCGCCTTCGCGATGCTCGTCCGCTCCGCACCGGACATGGACGTCGTCGGTGAAGCCGCCGACGGCGACGAGGCGGTCGAGCTGGTCCGGTCGACCCGGGCCGACGTCGTCGTGATGGACATCCGGATGCCGGGGACGGACGGGATCACGGCCACCGCCACGATCGCGGCCGACGAGGATCTGAGCGGCGTACGGGTGCTGATCCTGACCACGTTCGAGAGCGACCACAACGTGGTGACCGCGTTGCGCGCGGGAGCGAGCGGATTCCTTGTCAAGGACACCAAACCCGCGCACCTGCTGGCCGCCATCCGCACCGTGGCCGCCGGCGAGGCACTGTTGTCGCCCGGCGCGACCCAGGCACTGATCGAACGAGTGCTGAGGCAACCCGATCCGGCCGGCCCGGCACCCGGCGCACTGGCCGCGCTGACCAGGCGGGAACGCGAGGTACTGACGCTGATCGGCCGCGGCCTGAGCAACGGCGAACTCGCCGAACAACTGGTGATCAGTCCGCTGACCGCTAAGACCTACGTGAGCCGGTTGCTGACCAAGCTGGACGCCCGCGACCGGGCCCAACTGGTGATCGCCGCCTACGAATCCGGCCTGGTCCGAACCTCCAGCCAAGCAGACCCACCTTAG
- a CDS encoding GNAT family N-acetyltransferase codes for MEAFVRRQWERAATGSGYPFVIARVGDGRPVGMVGLWLRELDQGRASLGYWVVGAAHGQGVAAEALRAVAVWALGELRIPHAPWPGKRISSPRGQCM; via the coding sequence ATGGAGGCGTTCGTTCGGCGGCAGTGGGAGCGGGCGGCGACCGGCAGTGGGTATCCGTTCGTCATTGCGCGGGTTGGCGACGGTCGGCCGGTTGGGATGGTTGGGCTGTGGTTGAGAGAACTGGATCAGGGTCGCGCGTCGCTGGGGTACTGGGTGGTGGGGGCGGCTCATGGGCAGGGGGTTGCTGCGGAAGCGCTTCGGGCGGTCGCTGTCTGGGCTCTTGGCGAGCTGCGGATCCCGCATGCTCCCTGGCCTGGGAAGAGGATTAGCTCGCCACGTGGTCAGTGCATGTAG
- a CDS encoding SDR family NAD(P)-dependent oxidoreductase, with protein sequence MNRTAIVTGAASPRGIGRATALLLAEQGWNIGILDIDAVGGKALAAEITAKHNITAYAVAADVSNETQVRTAIDELEAALPPLAALANIAGVSSPVPYLELTSDEWHRVININLNGVHYVTHRVAESMVRHNYGRIVSVSSTSAQLGGGTYSKTPYSVAKAGVIGLTRALARELGPFGITVNAVAPGPIDTDIMGGPLTPTRRAALIEGLLTTRLGQPQDIAHAIAFLLSDHSTYITGHTLNADGGLYMH encoded by the coding sequence GTGAACCGCACCGCGATCGTGACCGGCGCGGCATCCCCCCGCGGCATCGGTCGAGCAACCGCCTTGCTCCTCGCCGAACAGGGCTGGAACATCGGCATCCTCGACATCGACGCTGTCGGCGGCAAGGCACTCGCCGCGGAGATCACCGCGAAACACAACATCACAGCGTACGCCGTCGCCGCCGACGTCTCGAACGAAACCCAGGTCCGCACGGCGATCGACGAACTGGAGGCCGCCCTCCCACCGCTAGCAGCGCTAGCAAACATCGCCGGCGTCAGCTCCCCCGTCCCCTACCTGGAGTTGACCTCCGACGAGTGGCACCGCGTCATCAACATCAACCTCAACGGCGTCCACTACGTCACCCACCGAGTCGCCGAATCCATGGTCCGCCACAACTACGGCCGAATAGTCAGCGTCTCCTCAACCTCAGCCCAACTCGGCGGCGGCACCTACAGCAAAACCCCGTACTCGGTCGCCAAGGCCGGCGTCATCGGCCTGACCAGAGCCCTAGCCCGAGAACTAGGCCCTTTCGGCATCACCGTCAACGCAGTAGCCCCCGGCCCCATCGACACCGACATCATGGGCGGCCCCTTGACCCCCACCCGCCGAGCAGCCCTGATCGAAGGCCTCCTGACGACCCGCCTAGGCCAACCCCAAGACATAGCCCACGCAATCGCATTCCTCCTATCCGACCATTCCACCTACATAACCGGCCACACCCTCAACGCAGACGGCGGCCTCTACATGCACTGA
- a CDS encoding ABC transporter substrate-binding protein: protein MTGMTRRTLLGASVFAAVGAVTGCSDSSSQSGSASGGATGTLDWWDHFSSFKRLNDDWARQQSGALKTNVGHTYYDASKATQAFQLAHQANKMPDVYSNVIGLPLPALVSGKWVHEVTIPADIKSKLPKDAFTEGITQLDGKLYGFPMFSFRQSSTLVWVNKDHWSKAGLDPNNVPTDYAGFKDALGKLKSAGLQPLTLAIGADGGRIRDQVDDMAQAAGFPGYQGLQFTTGEYAYHHDAYVTVIEFLKQLNDDKLIMPGSNNFGVVDARTRYASGAVGTFIDGIWCAGGSKALAPTIVDKLASGQILVPTSGMDPWCYRGRPAATYFVSADSKNPDAAGKLIASFMSDDYQKGMVEAMDQPPLNLDLVASSNVVDAYKKGVEYCKKNVFLMPQAIVKNPAIARVDALRKPVTPHVGNIVQGYLGGSIKDLKAELKKLSDATAADRAQALTKAKAAGAKVSESDYVFADWKPGQDYGAAK, encoded by the coding sequence ATGACCGGGATGACACGTCGCACTCTGCTCGGCGCATCGGTATTCGCCGCCGTGGGAGCCGTGACCGGATGCAGCGACTCGAGTTCTCAGAGCGGAAGCGCGAGCGGGGGTGCCACCGGAACACTGGACTGGTGGGACCACTTCAGTTCGTTCAAGCGCCTCAACGACGACTGGGCTCGTCAACAATCTGGGGCGCTCAAGACGAACGTCGGCCACACGTACTACGACGCGTCCAAGGCGACCCAGGCGTTCCAGTTGGCGCATCAGGCCAACAAGATGCCGGACGTCTACTCGAACGTGATCGGGCTCCCGTTGCCTGCCCTGGTGAGTGGCAAATGGGTGCACGAGGTCACGATTCCGGCTGACATCAAGTCCAAGCTTCCGAAGGACGCGTTCACCGAGGGCATCACCCAACTGGACGGCAAGCTGTACGGGTTCCCGATGTTCAGCTTCCGGCAGAGCTCGACGCTGGTGTGGGTGAACAAGGACCACTGGTCCAAGGCCGGGCTCGATCCGAACAACGTGCCCACGGACTACGCCGGCTTCAAGGACGCGCTCGGAAAGCTGAAGTCGGCCGGGCTCCAGCCGCTCACGTTGGCGATCGGCGCGGACGGCGGGCGCATCCGCGATCAGGTCGACGACATGGCGCAGGCCGCCGGCTTCCCTGGTTATCAAGGCCTGCAGTTCACCACCGGCGAGTACGCCTACCACCACGATGCCTACGTCACCGTGATCGAGTTCTTGAAGCAGCTGAACGACGACAAGTTGATCATGCCGGGCTCGAACAACTTCGGCGTCGTCGACGCCCGGACCAGGTATGCCTCCGGTGCGGTCGGGACGTTCATCGACGGCATCTGGTGCGCCGGCGGATCGAAGGCGTTGGCGCCGACGATCGTCGACAAGCTGGCGTCCGGACAGATTCTGGTGCCGACGTCCGGCATGGATCCCTGGTGCTACCGCGGCCGACCTGCAGCGACGTACTTCGTTTCCGCCGACAGCAAGAATCCCGACGCCGCCGGAAAGCTGATCGCCTCCTTCATGTCCGACGACTACCAGAAGGGCATGGTCGAGGCGATGGACCAGCCGCCGCTGAACCTGGACCTCGTCGCGTCGTCGAACGTGGTCGACGCGTACAAGAAGGGCGTCGAGTACTGCAAGAAAAACGTGTTCCTGATGCCCCAGGCGATCGTCAAGAACCCCGCGATCGCTCGCGTCGACGCACTCCGTAAGCCGGTCACCCCGCATGTCGGCAACATCGTCCAGGGCTACCTCGGCGGATCGATCAAGGACCTCAAGGCCGAACTGAAGAAGCTGAGCGACGCCACCGCCGCTGACCGAGCCCAGGCGCTGACGAAGGCCAAGGCGGCCGGCGCCAAGGTGTCGGAGTCCGACTACGTCTTCGCCGACTGGAAGCCAGGCCAGGACTACGGAGCCGCGAAGTGA
- a CDS encoding carbohydrate ABC transporter permease — protein MTAQVVVRTDRQRRLLRRLPWWIAALFLVGIAVLWIFPFLWMLSASLKDNMEMFAGGLKLWPSTFVWDNYSRAWNDAHFGRYLINTVVTTVVTVVIVTIRCATAGYVLARYRFRGSKLFLGVLVATLFVPTGYTIIPVVKISMQLHLIDSLGGLILALSGGAYVSAILLYYGYFRQIPRELEEAAIVDGAGFVRTFFSVMLPLAMPVTATVAVLTFITTWNAFFLPLVFTFSRPDLRTVSVGMQAFVGETATDWSGMAAAGVISIVPVVVLFIFLQRYFVEGISGAVKS, from the coding sequence ATGACAGCGCAAGTCGTCGTACGCACGGACCGGCAGCGGCGCCTGTTGCGCCGATTGCCGTGGTGGATCGCCGCGCTCTTCCTGGTGGGTATCGCGGTGCTGTGGATCTTCCCGTTCCTGTGGATGCTGTCGGCATCGCTCAAGGACAACATGGAGATGTTCGCAGGCGGCCTGAAGCTGTGGCCTTCGACGTTCGTCTGGGACAACTATTCGCGGGCGTGGAACGACGCGCACTTCGGCCGGTACTTGATCAACACCGTGGTCACCACAGTCGTCACCGTCGTGATCGTCACCATCCGCTGCGCGACAGCGGGCTACGTCCTGGCCCGTTACCGATTCCGCGGCTCCAAGCTCTTCCTCGGCGTACTGGTCGCGACGCTGTTCGTCCCCACCGGCTACACGATCATCCCGGTGGTCAAGATCTCGATGCAGCTGCACCTGATCGACTCGCTGGGCGGATTGATCCTGGCGCTCAGCGGCGGGGCGTACGTGTCGGCAATCCTCTTGTACTACGGGTATTTCCGGCAGATCCCCCGCGAGCTGGAGGAAGCGGCGATCGTCGACGGCGCCGGGTTCGTCCGTACCTTCTTCTCGGTGATGCTGCCGCTGGCGATGCCGGTCACGGCGACCGTCGCGGTACTCACCTTCATCACCACCTGGAACGCCTTCTTCCTGCCGCTGGTGTTCACGTTCAGCCGGCCCGATCTCCGGACGGTCAGCGTCGGCATGCAGGCGTTCGTGGGCGAGACCGCGACCGACTGGTCCGGTATGGCCGCGGCCGGGGTGATCTCGATCGTCCCGGTCGTCGTGCTCTTCATCTTCCTGCAGCGCTACTTCGTCGAGGGAATCTCCGGAGCAGTCAAGTCCTAA
- a CDS encoding carbohydrate ABC transporter permease → MTSRSVRFKTTWIWIFLVPTVVLYGVYTIYPIIASYWYSLVEWNGFDSDQKFVGLSNYREVFADPLFWNSFKVTLFFMLLVVPARVLLTLLLAMVLNSPKLPLIGLLRSAFFIPVVTTTAIIGVVMRFILDPASGPITTVLTKLGFSGVDFLGDQHLALPTAAVLYVWKFFGVTMIYWLAALQTIPYELYEAARIDGAGAGQLFRYITVPMLKPFLIIITVLTVEETFHNFDLMYTLTGGGPYFHTEIIEIYIYRWAFAASIPQLGHASAAAVIFGLLVAVVGALQLWGVYAGRRLRGDQR, encoded by the coding sequence ATGACGAGCAGATCTGTGCGATTCAAGACCACCTGGATCTGGATCTTCCTGGTGCCGACCGTCGTGCTGTACGGCGTCTACACCATCTACCCGATCATCGCGAGCTACTGGTACTCGCTGGTCGAGTGGAACGGATTCGACTCCGACCAGAAGTTCGTTGGCCTGAGCAACTACCGCGAGGTCTTCGCCGATCCGCTGTTCTGGAACTCCTTCAAGGTCACGCTGTTCTTCATGCTGCTGGTGGTGCCTGCACGGGTGCTGCTCACGCTACTGCTGGCGATGGTTCTCAACTCGCCGAAGCTGCCGCTGATCGGTCTGCTGCGGTCGGCGTTCTTCATCCCCGTGGTGACCACGACGGCGATCATCGGCGTGGTCATGCGCTTCATCCTGGATCCGGCCAGCGGGCCGATCACTACCGTGTTGACGAAGCTCGGTTTCAGCGGCGTCGATTTCCTGGGTGACCAGCACCTGGCGTTGCCGACGGCAGCCGTCCTGTACGTCTGGAAGTTCTTCGGCGTCACGATGATCTACTGGCTCGCGGCGCTGCAGACCATCCCGTACGAGTTGTACGAGGCCGCCCGGATCGACGGCGCCGGCGCCGGGCAACTCTTCCGGTACATCACGGTGCCGATGCTCAAGCCGTTCCTGATCATCATCACCGTGCTGACGGTCGAGGAGACGTTCCACAACTTCGATCTGATGTACACGCTGACCGGCGGCGGCCCGTACTTCCACACCGAGATCATCGAGATCTACATCTACCGCTGGGCCTTCGCCGCCTCGATCCCCCAGCTCGGGCACGCTTCCGCGGCCGCGGTGATCTTCGGGTTGTTGGTCGCCGTCGTCGGAGCCCTTCAGTTGTGGGGCGTGTACGCCGGTCGCCGGCTGAGAGGAGACCAGCGATGA
- a CDS encoding aldo/keto reductase codes for MITLNNGVQIPQRGFGVFQVPPSDTQRVVEQAIEIGYRHIDTAAAYNNEAGVGAAVRASGLPRDELFVTTKLRNGEHGYESALAAYDETLQRLGLDYADLYLVHWPHPTVDRYVDSWRALERIYADGRVRAIGVSNFLPEHLDRLGKEGEIVPAINQIELHPSYQQRDLTELCRERSIAIAAYSPLGQGHDLDLPVLASIAGKHGVTPAQVVLRWHLQQGHLVIPKSVSPERIRANFELGGFELTDDEITSISAAENGHRIGNDPRTFALSQIR; via the coding sequence ATGATCACGCTGAACAACGGCGTACAGATCCCCCAGCGTGGCTTCGGCGTCTTCCAGGTCCCGCCGAGCGACACGCAGCGCGTCGTCGAGCAGGCGATCGAGATCGGCTATCGGCACATCGACACTGCGGCGGCGTACAACAACGAGGCCGGCGTGGGCGCCGCCGTACGGGCCAGCGGTCTCCCGCGCGACGAACTGTTCGTCACCACCAAGCTGCGCAACGGGGAGCACGGCTACGAGTCGGCGCTGGCGGCGTACGACGAAACGCTGCAGCGCCTCGGCCTGGACTATGCCGACCTCTATCTCGTGCACTGGCCCCACCCGACGGTAGATCGCTATGTCGACAGTTGGCGTGCGCTGGAGCGGATCTACGCCGACGGGCGGGTACGGGCGATTGGTGTATCCAACTTCCTGCCCGAACACCTGGATCGATTGGGCAAGGAGGGCGAGATCGTTCCGGCGATCAACCAGATCGAGTTGCATCCGAGTTATCAGCAGCGCGACCTGACCGAGCTGTGCCGCGAGCGGTCGATCGCGATCGCGGCGTACTCGCCGCTCGGCCAGGGACACGACCTGGATCTTCCGGTACTGGCGTCGATCGCCGGCAAGCACGGCGTGACACCGGCCCAGGTTGTGCTCCGTTGGCATCTGCAGCAAGGGCACCTCGTGATCCCGAAGTCGGTCTCTCCCGAGCGGATCCGCGCGAATTTCGAGCTCGGCGGCTTCGAACTGACCGACGACGAGATCACGTCGATCAGCGCGGCGGAGAACGGCCACCGGATCGGCAACGATCCCCGCACCTTTGCGCTCAGCCAGATCAGGTAG
- a CDS encoding GH39 family glycosyl hydrolase: MTTDTAVHTGRRALGPFPPAAPRNPDAPHVTAATIEVDAAEIEGPLTRVWESFGYDEFNWTYTPTGKRLLQTFADFSGAGYFVRPHYMYCSGSGFGIPHWSNGNVYHEDAEGNPYYDFTLLDQAYDAIVGAGHHLLVELGFTPRDLLPPEAAELTVVPSPTAYTNYEAGAWGYPPKDYGKWAGLISATVQHCVERYGEAEVKTWLWELWNEPDIDYWRGTLDQYNELYTATVQAIRGVLPEAKVGGPAVTSGGLNFLQGFLDYTSSRGEPLDFISYHTKGCHFPTRDYRPFAEPAAEQLSPSSTKMLYDLREFNRLIGSYEAYAELPVIVDECDAAVPAHFGRYDNRNYSFQNTEYYPVFQAKLMKKILDLNATEPAQVAYATSWSFYFEAERYFEGTRSFLTAGGVEKPFLNAYRMLTLLGPDRLRTSSDAAWQVGELEGTDGSSMPEEVDALASRSEDGSVAVMVWRHIDDQYQTSEDPTPATVTVRNLPAGSYRLRHLRIDADHSNSFTVWQQLGSPQDPTEEELATIKSRQGLEEFEAERILTVDGDVSLEVSLPLPSASLLILEPSS; encoded by the coding sequence ATGACCACTGACACAGCGGTTCACACCGGACGCAGGGCCCTCGGCCCGTTCCCGCCCGCCGCTCCCCGGAATCCCGATGCACCGCACGTCACCGCGGCCACGATCGAGGTCGACGCCGCGGAGATCGAGGGCCCGCTGACGCGGGTCTGGGAGAGCTTCGGGTACGACGAGTTCAACTGGACGTACACGCCCACCGGAAAACGCCTGCTGCAGACCTTCGCCGACTTCTCCGGCGCCGGCTACTTCGTCCGGCCGCACTACATGTACTGCTCCGGCAGCGGATTCGGCATCCCGCACTGGAGCAACGGCAACGTCTACCACGAGGACGCCGAAGGCAATCCGTACTACGACTTCACGCTGCTGGATCAGGCCTACGACGCGATCGTCGGCGCCGGACATCACCTACTGGTGGAGCTCGGCTTCACCCCGCGCGACCTGTTGCCACCCGAGGCCGCCGAGCTGACCGTCGTACCGAGTCCCACCGCATACACGAACTACGAGGCCGGCGCCTGGGGGTATCCGCCCAAGGACTACGGCAAGTGGGCAGGCCTGATCAGCGCCACGGTTCAGCACTGCGTCGAGCGGTACGGCGAGGCCGAGGTGAAGACCTGGCTGTGGGAGCTGTGGAACGAGCCGGACATCGACTACTGGCGCGGCACTCTCGACCAGTACAACGAGCTCTACACAGCGACGGTCCAGGCGATCCGCGGCGTGCTGCCCGAGGCCAAGGTCGGCGGACCAGCTGTCACCAGCGGCGGATTGAACTTTCTGCAGGGTTTCCTGGACTACACCTCGAGCCGCGGCGAGCCGCTGGACTTCATCTCGTACCACACCAAGGGCTGCCACTTCCCGACCCGCGACTACCGCCCGTTCGCCGAGCCGGCGGCCGAGCAGCTCAGTCCGTCGTCGACGAAGATGCTGTACGACCTGCGCGAGTTCAACCGCCTGATCGGCTCGTATGAGGCGTACGCCGAGCTGCCGGTGATCGTCGACGAATGTGACGCGGCGGTGCCGGCGCACTTCGGGCGCTACGACAACCGCAACTACAGCTTCCAGAACACCGAGTACTACCCGGTCTTCCAGGCGAAGCTGATGAAGAAGATCCTCGACCTGAACGCGACTGAGCCGGCGCAGGTCGCGTACGCCACCTCGTGGAGCTTCTACTTCGAGGCCGAACGCTACTTCGAGGGCACCCGATCCTTCCTCACCGCGGGCGGTGTCGAGAAGCCGTTCCTCAACGCCTACCGGATGCTGACGTTGCTCGGTCCGGATCGGCTGCGGACGAGTTCGGACGCGGCCTGGCAGGTCGGCGAGCTCGAGGGTACCGACGGCAGCAGCATGCCCGAGGAAGTCGACGCCCTCGCCTCGCGTTCGGAGGACGGGAGCGTCGCGGTGATGGTCTGGCGGCACATCGACGACCAGTACCAGACCAGCGAGGACCCGACCCCGGCGACCGTGACCGTTCGCAACCTGCCGGCCGGGTCGTACCGGTTACGGCATCTGCGTATCGACGCCGACCACAGCAACTCCTTCACCGTCTGGCAGCAGCTCGGCTCGCCGCAGGATCCGACCGAGGAGGAGCTGGCCACGATCAAGAGTCGGCAGGGTCTCGAGGAGTTCGAAGCGGAACGCATCCTCACGGTGGACGGCGACGTCTCGCTCGAGGTCTCACTTCCGTTGCCATCGGCATCGTTACTGATCCTAGAGCCGAGCAGCTGA